A DNA window from Daucus carota subsp. sativus chromosome 3, DH1 v3.0, whole genome shotgun sequence contains the following coding sequences:
- the LOC108210378 gene encoding scarecrow-like protein 23 codes for MLHSLVPHLPIATTSDPNSTAMKSKRPHDLPSTADDDASAHKRLNYSAEASLSGEKHDEDGAEYSGLRLLGLLLQCAECVAVDNLEDASDLLPEISELSSPYGSSPERVAAYFAEALQARIISSCLGTYSPLNIKNLTLTQCQKICNSLQSYNSISPLIKFSHFTANQAIFQALEGEDHVHIIDLDIMQGLQWPGLFHILASRTRKIRSIKITGVGSSIELLEATGRRLADFASSLSLPFEFLPLEGKIGNITDLAQLGVRLAGEAIVVHWMHHCLYDVTGSDLGTLRLLSLVRPKLITIIEQDLSHAGSFLGRFVEALHYYSALFDAVGDGLGEDNLERHTVEQQLFGCEIRNIVAVGGPKRTGEVKVEKWGEELRRIGFGTVSLAGNPAAQASLLLGMFPWKGYTLVEENGSLKLGWKDLSLLTASAWQPPAG; via the coding sequence ATGCTTCACAGTCTAGTCCCTCACCTCCCCATCGCCACCACCTCCGACCCCAACTCCACCGCCATGAAATCCAAGCGCCCGCACGACCTCCCTTCCACCGCCGACGACGACGCCTCCGCTCACAAACGCCTCAACTACTCCGCCGAAGCCTCCCTCTCCGGCGAAAAACACGACGAAGACGGAGCTGAATACTCCGGCCTCCGTCTCCTCGGTCTACTCCTCCAATGCGCCGAATGCGTCGCCGTCGACAACCTCGAAGACGCCAGCGACTTACTCCCGGAAATCTCCGAACTCTCGTCTCCCTACGGCTCCTCCCCCGAAAGAGTCGCCGCTTATTTCGCCGAAGCCCTCCAAGCTCGAATCATCAGCTCATGTCTCGGAACCTACTCTCCCCTCAACATCAAAAACCTAACCCTAACTCAATGCCAGAAAATCTGCAACTCTCTCCAATCCTACAACTCCATAAGTCCCCTAATCAAATTCTCTCATTTCACCGCAAACCAAGCCATCTTCCAGGCCTTAGAAGGAGAAGACCACGTACACATCATCGATCTCGATATAATGCAAGGCCTCCAGTGGCCAGGACTGTTCCACATCCTGGCCTCACGGACTCGTAAAATCAGGTCGATTAAAATCACCGGGGTAGGCTCCTCAATCGAGCTCCTGGAAGCCACGGGTCGTCGTTTAGCTGATTTCGCTAGCTCCCTCAGCCTGCCTTTCGAGTTTTTACCGCTGGAAGGAAAAATCGGGAACATAACGGACTTGGCTCAGCTCGGTGTCAGATTAGCCGGAGAGGCAATTGTAGTCCACTGGATGCATCACTGCCTTTACGACGTAACGGGGAGTGACTTAGGCACGCTGAGATTATTATCTCTTGTGCGTCCGAAATTGATCACGATCATCGAGCAGGACTTGAGTCACGCGGGGAGTTTCTTAGGAAGATTTGTGGAGGCTTTGCATTATTACTCGGCATTATTCGACGCGGTAGGCGATGGGCTCGGGGAGGATAATCTCGAAAGGCACACGGTGGAGCAGCAATTATTCGGATGCGAAATCAGGAATATTGTGGCCGTAGGAGGGCCTAAGAGGACTGGTGAAGTGAAAGTGGAGAAGTGGGGGGAGGAATTGAGACGGATCGGGTTCGGAACGGTATCGCTGGCGGGGAATCCGGCAGCGCAGGCGAGTTTATTGCTGGGAATGTTTCCGTGGAAAGGGTATACGTTGGTGGAAGAGAATGGATCGTTGAAATTGGGGTGGAAGGACTTGTCATTGTTGACTGCTTCAGCTTGGCAACCACCGGCCGGCTGA
- the LOC108214209 gene encoding intracellular protein transport protein USO1, whose protein sequence is MEEETLASSEIPVVKVVDEVVTNADSIKESEKKKEEYDSTIDGEFIKVEKEALADQKPIVIERSSSNSSSSRELLEAQEKIKETEVELVRLTEALKDSELENKNLNDELLLAKEKLESSDKSYNELELDNKKLQQSISEAEERYTLQLSTLQEALQAEQMKQKELSGVKESFDNLQSELEDTKKNMLEVEQQLQLSAGEAQKFEELHKQSGSLAESETKKALEFEGLLEMAKASAKEVEDQMVSLQEELKGLYTKIAENEKVEEALKVTTAELCTVQGEVELSKSQLVETENRLALKESLVNELTQELELRKASEAQVKEDYLAVENLLSSTKENLQIKVSELDDIKLKLNEEVCAKELLEVSLKNQESEVLMLKEEFKKVTTEKEALEAALADLNNNLATTKELCNDLEAKLQVSDENFGKADSLLSQTLANSKELEQKLKSLEELHHESGYAATTATQKNVELEEVLQASKAAAEEAKSQLRELETRFIAAEQKNLELGQQQNLLELKCNDAEREVKDYLEKISELSALLKTGEEVNNELTEQKQGYEGKISLLESELSSLSARYSELESELKSAIEKCTEHEEKANSTTQRGLELEDLIQSSHSKVEDAEKKVNQLELLLETEKYKIQELEGQIGTLENKCREAEETSKIHFDKASKLETEIEGLQLKLSSLEAALQLANEKEIELTESLKITTEEKLNLGDALKNSTEKLVENENILDILRNELNLTKGRLESIECDLKASGMRETEVMEKLKFAEEQIEKHGSALELATARSLELESLHSTVTKDSELKLQEAIASFTSRDSEAKSLHDKVQALEDQVEIYKEQVTEAAEKSASMKEEFNQIEIKLASLESTNEELKKKVVEAEDRAAQSFSENELLVQTNTELKNKIYNELQGLLDSANAEKEAISQQVLAHVNTIAELNEAQAKASELHSATSTIVEAHKAELDQALAKLIALESKYAQLEKENEGLAEVNLKLTQELAVCESRLNDLQTKLSATSSEKEEAFKQLQSSQTVLEELKAQQILDGDKLQSQISSLVEEKNHLAVTNEEAKKELQTVILQLEGQLKDNKSQEDALKTEIDTLKAEIAEKFVPKDSLKKLEEQIAKAEARTKEENVGAGGNESKDGVEVKSRDIGSLVSTPSKRKSKKKLEATSSQISSADTQTQTSGDSSGLSFNIILGVALVSVIIGVILGKRY, encoded by the exons ATGGAGGAAGAaaccttagcaagttctgagaTACCAGTGGTGAAGGTTGTCGATGAGGTAGTGACAAATGCTGATTCTATTAAG GAAagtgaaaagaagaaagaagagtaTGATTCCACCATTGATGGGGAATTTATAAAAGTAGAGAAGGAAGCTCTTGCAGATCAAAAGCCCATCGTCATTGAAAGAAGCTCAAGCAATTCTTCTTCTAGCAGGGAATTGCTAGAAGCCCaggaaaaaattaaagaaactgAGGTTGAATTAGTGAGATTAACAGAAGCTTTAAAGGATTCTGAATTGgagaacaaaaatttaaatgatgAACTTTTACTTGCAAAGGAAAAACTGGAATCTAGCGATAAAAGTTATAATGAGCTTGAGCTTGACAACAAGAAATTGCAACAGAGTATTTCTGAAGCTGAAGAGAGATATACTCTGCAGCTTAGCACACTGCAAGAGGCCTTACAAGCAGAACAGATGAAGCAAAAGGAGCTGAGTGGTGTGAAAGAGTCCTTTGACAATCTTCAAAGTGAGCTAGAGGATACTAAAAAGAATATGTTGGAGGTTGAGCAGCAGCTGCAATTGTCCGCAGGTGAGGCCCAGAAGTTTGAGGAGCTTCATAAGCAAAGTGGTTCACTTGCCGAGTCGGAGACAAAAAAGGCATTGGAGTTTGAGGGTCTACTTGAAATGGCAAAAGCTAGTGCTAAAGAAGTGGAAGATCAAATGGTTTCTTTGCAAGAAGAACTTAAGGGCTTGTACACGAAGATTGCTGAAAAtgaaaaggttgaagaagcacTCAAAGTTACCACTGCTGAACTCTGCACGGTTCAGGGAGAGGTAGAGCTTTCAAAATCACAACTGGTGGAGACAGAAAATAGGCTTGCTTTAAAGGAAAGTCTTGTAAATGAGTTGACACAAGAACTGGAACTGCGAAAGGCTTCTGAAGCTCAGGTGAAAGAAGATTATTTGGCAGTAGAAAATCTTCTGTCATCAACAAAAGAGAATCTTCAAATTAAAGTTTCTGAATTGGACGATATCAAGTTGAAGCTGAATGAAGAAGTCTGTGCAAAGGAACTTCTTGAAGTAAGTCTAAAGAACCAGGAATCAGAAGTACTGATGCTAAAAGAGGAATTCAAAAAAGTAACAACAGAGAAAGAAGCTCTTGAGGCTGCATTAGCTGACCTTAATAACAATTTGGCAACAACCAAGGAGTTGTGCAATGATCTTGAAGCAAAGTTACAAGTTTCTGATGAGAACTTTGGTAAAGCAGATTCTCTTTTGTCTCAGACACTGGCAAACAGCAAGGAACTGGAACAAAAGCTTAAATCACTGGAGGAGCTTCACCATGAATCTGGTTATGCAGCAACAACTGCCACACAAAAGAATGTTGAGCTTGAGGAGGTTTTGCAGGCTTCGAAGGCTGCAGCAGAAGAAGCAAAGTCTCAGCTGAGAGAACTTGAGACTCGTTTTATTGCGGCTGAACAGAAGAACTTGGAGCTGGGACAACAGCAAAATCTTCTGGAATTGAAATGTAATGATGCTGAGAGGGAAGTAAAAGATTATTTAGAGAAAATATCTGAACTTAGTGCTCTGCTGAAAACTGGGGAGGAAGTGAATAATGAGCTTACTGAGCAAAAGCAAGGATATGAAGGTAAGATAAGTCTTCTGGAGTCTGAATTAAGCTCTTTATCTGCTAGATATTCAGAACTAGAGTCGGAGTTGAAAAGTGCCATAGAAAAATGTACTGAACATGAGGAGAAAGCTAACTCGACTACTCAACGTGGTCTTGAACTAGAAGATCTAATTCAGTCATCGCATTCCAAAGTAGAGGATGCTGAGAAGAAGGTGAACCAGTTGGAGCTTCTACTTGAAACTGAGAAGTATAAAATTCAGGAGCTTGAAGGACAGATAGGTACCTTGGAAAATAAATGCAGGGAAGCTGAAGAAACCTCGAAGATTCATTTTGACAAGGCATCAAAGCTGGAGACAGAAATAGAGGGTTTGCAATTAAAACTATCGAGTCTTGAGGCAGCACTGCAGTTGGCAAATGAAAAGGAGATTGAGTTGACTGaaagtttaaaaataacaaCAGAGGAGAAGTTAAACCTGGGAGATGCACTCAAAAACTCAACTGAGAAGCTTGTTGAAAATGAAAACATACTTGACATCTTACGCAATGAATTGAATCTCACTAAAGGGAGATTAGAAAGCATCGAATGTGATCTTAAGGCTTCTGGAATGAGAGAAACTGAGGTCATGGAGAAGCTTAAGTTTGCAGAGGAGCAAATTGAGAAACACGGAAGTGCACTGGAACTAGCTACAGCAAGAAGCTTAGAGCTCGAGTCATTACATTCAACTGTTACGAAAGACTCAGAACTCAAATTGCAAGAAGCAATTGCTAGTTTTACCAGTAGAGATTCTGAGGCGAAGTCACTGCATGACAAAGTGCAGGCTCTCGAGGATCAAGTGGAGATTTATAAAGAGCAAGTGACCGAGGCAGCTGAAAAATCTGCATCCATGAAAGAAGAGTTTAATCAGATTGAAATTAAACTGGCTTCTTTAGAAAGCACAAATGAAGAACTCAAGAAGAAGGTTGTGGAAGCAGAAGATAGAGCTGCACAGTCATTCTCAGAGAACGAACTGTTGGTGCAGACAAATACAGAGCTCAAGAACAAGATATATAACGAGCTTCAAGGGTTACTAGATTCTGCAAATGCTGAAAAAGAAGCCATTTCTCAACAAGTTTTAGCTCATGTAAACACTATCGCAGAATTAAATGAAGCACAGGCAAAGGCCAGTGAGCTTCACTCGGCAACATCAACAATTGTTGAAGCTCATAAAGCTGAACTTGATCAGGCGCTGGCTAAACTGATAGCACTTGAGAGCAAGTATGCTCAACTAGAAAAGGAAAACGAAGGGCTCGCTGAAGTAAATTTAAAGCTTACCCAGGAACTAGCTGTTTGCGAGTCTAGACTGAATGATCTGCAAACCAAACTGTCTGCAACATCTTCAGAGAAAGAAGAAGCTTTTAAACAGCTTCAATCTTCCCAGACGGTACTTGAAGAACTGAAAGCGCAGCAGATTTTAGATGGCGATAAGTTACAATCTCAG ATATCATCTTTGGTGGAAGAAAAGAATCATCTGGCAGTAACAAATGAAGAGGCCAAGAAGGAGCTGCAGACGGTAATACTACAGCTAGAAGGACAGTTGAAAGATAATAAGTCGCAGGAGGATGCTTTAAAAACTGAAATTGACACTCTCAAGGCTGAGATAGCTGAGAAATTTGTCCCCAAAGACAGTTTGAAGAAGTTAgaagaacaaattgcaaaaGCTGAGGCTAGAACAAAAGAAGAG AATGTCGGAGCTGGCGGAAATGAATCAAAGGATGGAGTAGAAGTGAAATCTAGAGACATTGGATCCCTCGTTTCAACTCCATCAAAACGCAAAAGCAAGAAAAAGCTAGAGGCGACATCTTCTCAAATTTCATCTGCAGACACGCAAACTCAAACATCAGGGGATTCTTCTGGACTAAGCTTTAACATCATCTTGGGCGTAGCTCTGGTTTCGGTGATCATTGGCGTAATTCTTGGAAAAAGATACTAA